The following coding sequences lie in one Arachis hypogaea cultivar Tifrunner chromosome 9, arahy.Tifrunner.gnm2.J5K5, whole genome shotgun sequence genomic window:
- the LOC112709286 gene encoding B3 domain-containing protein At2g33720-like — protein sequence MAVDACPEETSSCLERIKKTNKKRKREENKKPSFSWECSTELMMYDDPWKLKKVLNSSDVGGMSRLLLPKEMAEPLVAAVLGYDENQKEGMEVEIWDVDTQSMHSLVFKRWGSSRSYVFMANWTKDFVKRRSLKSGHEVAFHWNPYANRFHFSVLKSATEEDFSN from the coding sequence ATGGCGGTGGATGCATGTCCTGAAGAAACCTCTTCTTGTTTGGAGAGAATCAAGAAgacgaacaagaagaggaaaagggaagaaaacaagaAACCGTCGTTTTCATGGGAATGTTCAACTGAGCTAATGATGTATGACGATCCATGGAAGCTGAAGAAGGTGCTGAACAGCAGCGACGTGGGGGGCATGAGTAGGCTGTTGCTTCCTAAGGAGATGGCGGAGCCGCTGGTGGCAGCAGTGTTGGGGTACGACGAGAACCAGAAAGAAGGAATGGAGGTCGAGATATGGGACGTTGACACACAGTCAATGCACAGTCTTGTGTTCAAGAGATGGGGTTCTTCTAGAAGCTATGTCTTCATGGCCAATTGGACTAAAGACTTTGTCAAAAGAAGGTCTCTCAAGTCCGGCCATGAGGTTGCCTTCCACTGGAATCCTTATGCCAACCGCTTTCATTTTTCTGTTCTCAAGTCTGCCACAGAGGAGGATTTCTCAAACTGA
- the LOC112711154 gene encoding uncharacterized protein produces MGAMASRFWFMLFPAKEYKIVVVGLDNAGKTTTLYKLHLGEVVTTNPTVGSNVEEVVYKNIRFEVWDLGGQERLRTSWATYYRGTHAVIAVIDSSDRARISIMKDELFRLLGHDELQHSVILVFANKQDIKDAMTPAEITDALSLHSIKDHDWHIQACCALTGEGLYDGLGWIAGRVTGKAPS; encoded by the exons ATGGGGGCAATGGCATCGCGGTTCTGGTTCATGTTGTTCCCTGCAAAGGAGTATAagattgttgttgttggtttggaTAATGCTGGGAAGACCACTACCCTTTACAAGTTGCATCTTGGTGAGGTTGTCACTACCAACCCTACTGTTGGTAGCAATGTTGAAGAGGTTGTCTACAAGAACATTCGATTCGAG GTTTGGGATCTAGGCGGACAAGAAAGGCTCCGGACATCATGGGCAACATATTATCGAGGAACACATGCTGTGATTGCGGTGATAGATAGTAGCGATAGAGCAAGGATCTCTATTATGAAGGATGAACTTTTCAGGTTGCTGGGGCACGACGAATTGCAGCACTCAGTCATCCTCGTCTTTGCCAATAAACAAGATATCAAGGATGCCATGACACCTGCTGAGATCACCGATGCACTATCTCTTCACAGCATCAAGGATCATGATTGGCATATACAAGCGTGTTGTGCCCTCACTGGAGAAGGGTTGTATGATGGTCTCGGATGGATTGCCGGGCGAGTAACCGGCAAGGCACCATCATGA
- the LOC112711157 gene encoding pyruvate kinase isozyme A, chloroplastic, whose product MSHSLQLFAPPLPPPLSSTRQTPLHTTPHLSLLPRRSPHLQFSLRASSDPSVIVSDSNGVAMSPSSGTSDLSSIEGDAVTEAELRENGFRSTRRTKIVCTIGPATCGFSELEALAVGGMNVARINMCHGTREWHKEVIDRVRRLNHEKGFAVAIMMDTEGSEIHMGDLGGASSAKAEDGEVWTFSVRAFNSTLPEHTINVNYDGFAEDVRVGDELVVDGGMVRFEVIEKIGPDVKCLCTDPGLLLPRANLTFWRNGSLVRERNAMLPTISSKDWLDIDFGIAEGVDFIAISFVKSAEVIKHLKSYIAARSRDSDISVIAKIESTDSLKNLEEIIQASDGAMVARGDLGAQIPLEQVPAAQQRIVQLCRQMNKPVIVASQLLESMIEYPTPTRAEVADVSEAVRQRADALMLSGESAMGQYPEKALTVLRSVSLRIEKWWREEKRYEAMILPSVGNSFAEKISEEICISAAKMANNLEVDALFVYTKTGHMASLLSRCRPDCPIFAFTTTTSLRRRLNLQWGLIPFRLSFSDDMESNLNKTFSLLKARNLIKSGDLVIAVSDMFQSIQVMNVP is encoded by the exons ATGTCACACTCCCTCCAGCTCTTCGCCCCACCACTACCACCGCCACTCTCCTCCACTCGCCAAACTCCCCTCCACACCACTCCCCACCTCTCCCTCCTCCCCCGCCGCTCTCCCCACCTCCAATTCTCCCTCCGCGCCTCCTCCGACCCCTCCGTCATCGTCTCCGACAGCAATGGCGTCGCAATGTCCCCCTCCTCCGGCACCTCCGATCTGAGCTCGATCGAGGGGGACGCCGTGACGGAGGCAGAGCTCCGGGAGAACGGGTTCCGAAGCACGCGGAGGACGAAGATAGTGTGCACCATTGGGCCCGCGACGTGCGGTTTCTCGGAGCTTGAGGCTCTGGCGGTTGGGGGAATGAACGTGGCGAGGATCAACATGTGCCACGGCACGAGGGAGTGGCACAAGGAGGTCATCGATCGCGTCAGGAGGCTCAACCACGAGAAAGGCTTCGCCGTCGCCATCATGATGGACACTGAAGGCAGCGAGATTCACATGGGTGATCTTGGTGGTGCTTCCTCTGCTAAAGCTGAG GATGGTGAGGTATGGACTTTCAGTGTAAGAGCCTTTAATTCAACTCTTCCGGAACACACCATCAATGTGAACTACGATGGTTTTGCTGAAG ATGTTAGAGTGGGCGATGAACTTGTAGTTGATGGAGGAATGGTTAGGTTTGAGGTGATCGAAAAGATAGGCCCAGATGTCAAGTGCCTTTGTACAGATCCTGGGCTGTTGCTGCCAAGAGCCAATTTGACATTCTGGAGGAATGGCAGTCTAGTACGTGAAAGGAATGCCATGCTACCGACAATTTCTTCAAAG GATTGGTTAGACATTGATTTTGGTATTGCTGAGGGCGTTGATTTTATTGCTATTTCATTTGTCAAGTCTGCTGAAGTTATTAAGCATCTTAAAAGTTATATTGCTGCACGATCTCGTGATAG CGATATTTCTGTCATTGCAAAGATAGAAAGCACAGATTCGCTGAAGAACTTGGAGGAGATCATTCAAGCATCTGATGGAGCTATGGTGGCACGAGGAGACTTGGGTGCCCAAATACCCTTAGAACAGGTTCCGGCTGCCCAACAGAGGATTGTTCAACTTTGCAGGCAGATGAATAAGCCTGTCATTGTTGCCTCTCAActacttgaatccatgattgagtACCCTACACCTACGAGAGCTGAAGTAGCAGATGTTTCTGAAGCAGTCCGACAACGCGCTGATGCATTGATGCTTTCTGGTGAGTCGGCCATGGGACAGTATCCTGAGAAGGCTTTAACTGTTTTAAGGAGTGTTAGCTTGAGAATTGAAAAGTGGTGGAGGGAAGAGAAACGCTATGAAGCTATGATACTTCCCTCAGTTGGGAATTCATTTGCAGAAAAAATATCTGAGGAGATCTGCATTTCTGCTGCAAAAATGG CCAATAATTTAGAGGTGGATGCTCTTTTTGTTTACACGAAGACTGGGCACATGGCATCTTTGTTATCACGCTGCCGCCCTGATTGCCCAATATTTGCTTTTACTACCACAACATCCTTGCGAAGGCGTCTGAACCTCCAGTGGGGCCTGATACCTTTCCGGCTGAGCTTCTCCGATGATATGGAGAGCAATCTCAATAAAACCTTTTCGTTGCTTAAGGCCAGAAATCTGATCAAATCAGGCGACCTTGTTATCGCTGTCTCGGATATGTTCCAGTCAATACAAGTTATGAATGTTCCTTAA